A DNA window from Pseudomonas tohonis contains the following coding sequences:
- a CDS encoding transcriptional regulator, whose protein sequence is MVDVLQLKYTVNRMAVDTVSEAVAELRLEGLVTDGKTPFTRVHFNTCLAEIEALFQRAGYHKQLDVVGYQGLAYALFDPARWEPVEVLRWLKEYVDNAQASHTLARSVDDFSAAARRP, encoded by the coding sequence ATGGTCGACGTACTGCAGCTGAAATACACGGTCAACCGGATGGCCGTGGACACGGTGAGCGAAGCGGTCGCGGAACTGCGCCTGGAAGGGCTGGTGACCGACGGCAAGACGCCGTTCACACGGGTGCACTTCAACACCTGCCTGGCGGAGATCGAGGCGCTGTTCCAGCGTGCCGGCTACCACAAGCAGCTCGATGTGGTGGGTTACCAGGGGCTGGCCTATGCCCTCTTCGACCCGGCCCGCTGGGAGCCGGTGGAGGTGCTGCGCTGGCTCAAGGAGTACGTCGACAACGCCCAGGCCAGCCACACGCTGGCACGCAGCGTCGACGACTTCAGCGCCGCTGCGCGTAGGCCGTGA